The Deinococcus wulumuqiensis R12 genome has a window encoding:
- a CDS encoding acyl-CoA thioesterase gives MVSGLQAHRTELRVRYAETDAMAVAHHATYPVWFEVARTDLMHALGLPYTDLEARGYYLMLSGLTVQYRRAARYDDRLEITTRITEVRSRTLKFGYEVHRLGPGPRELLATGETHHIATDHQYRPSRMPDEVLALLTGED, from the coding sequence ATGGTGAGCGGCCTACAGGCGCACCGGACCGAGCTGCGGGTGCGGTACGCCGAAACCGACGCGATGGCGGTGGCCCACCACGCCACTTACCCGGTGTGGTTCGAGGTGGCCCGCACCGACCTGATGCACGCGCTGGGACTGCCGTACACCGACCTCGAAGCGCGGGGCTATTACCTGATGCTCAGCGGCCTGACGGTCCAGTACCGCCGCGCCGCCCGCTACGACGACCGCCTGGAAATCACCACCCGCATCACCGAGGTCCGCAGCCGCACGCTGAAATTCGGGTATGAGGTCCACCGCCTCGGCCCCGGTCCCCGCGAACTGCTGGCGACGGGAGAAACCCACCACATCGCCACCGACCACCAGTACCGCCCATCGCGCATGCCCGACGAGGTGCTGGCGCTGCTGACCGGGGAAGACTGA
- a CDS encoding response regulator transcription factor, with the protein MRIVIADDHPLFRMGLKYALIQQGFDVVAEAADGPSALDACRTYQPDAALLDVKMPGMTGIEVCDRLRLTAPRVVSILITTFAEPAIVQAARAAGAKGYVSKETDPESLARQLRDIVAHPEVDRLPQVDVPRLTPRESEVLPLLARGFSNKEIARDLGVSPDTVKDHLARLYSKLNAGDRTEAVSRARSIGLLS; encoded by the coding sequence ATGAGAATAGTGATTGCCGACGACCATCCCCTCTTTCGTATGGGCCTGAAGTACGCCCTGATTCAGCAGGGCTTCGACGTGGTGGCCGAGGCCGCCGACGGGCCGAGTGCGCTCGACGCCTGCCGCACCTACCAGCCCGACGCCGCGCTGCTCGACGTCAAGATGCCCGGCATGACCGGCATCGAGGTCTGTGACCGCCTGCGCCTGACCGCGCCGCGTGTGGTCAGCATCCTGATCACCACCTTCGCTGAGCCGGCCATCGTGCAGGCCGCCCGCGCCGCCGGGGCCAAGGGGTATGTGAGCAAGGAAACCGACCCCGAAAGCCTCGCCCGGCAGCTGCGCGACATCGTGGCCCATCCGGAAGTCGACCGGCTGCCGCAGGTGGACGTGCCGCGCCTGACCCCCCGCGAGTCGGAGGTGCTGCCGCTGCTCGCCCGGGGCTTTTCCAACAAGGAAATCGCCCGCGACCTGGGCGTCAGCCCCGACACCGTCAAGGACCACCTCGCCCGCCTGTACAGCAAGCTCAACGCCGGGGACCGCACCGAAGCCGTCAGCCGGGCCAGGAGCATCGGCCTGCTCAGCTGA
- a CDS encoding ribosome-binding factor A, which yields MKPEQVQAQLTRVLSSAIAELRDPRVPLIVTVERVHVTPDYGQARVYVSAIGADMPELLDALTHARGRLQREVSAQVRMRRTPTLEFHAADDQRFPAVPGTTW from the coding sequence ATGAAGCCTGAGCAGGTGCAGGCCCAACTGACCCGGGTGCTCAGCAGCGCCATTGCCGAGCTGCGTGACCCCCGCGTGCCGCTGATCGTGACCGTGGAGCGTGTGCATGTCACGCCCGACTACGGTCAGGCGCGGGTGTACGTGAGTGCCATCGGCGCCGACATGCCCGAGTTGCTGGACGCCCTGACCCACGCGCGGGGCCGCCTGCAACGCGAGGTGTCCGCCCAGGTCCGCATGCGCCGCACGCCCACCCTGGAATTTCACGCCGCCGACGACCAGCGCTTTCCTGCCGTGCCGGGAACGACATGGTGA
- a CDS encoding AI-2E family transporter, giving the protein MSHASRTVPQLLAFLWSRSSVRLIVYTLAAVVVVLLARRISGPLALIAIAYALSYTFNPLLVRLEKHRVTRPFGVVLILAALLGVFGVLFWTVASQVVSFLQGLPGLLGSLPQLLENLIGKGPGQDDASISQTQAQLTEYVRKQVDDLSSNFGPLLAQVLAPDSALYGQLSGVMNWLGQAGLVLTLTVFFMLDHGKFGRTLLRLFPKSWQPQLLAASEDVSRSFGNYVRAQLILLLVIGAISGVGLLLLGVPNALALGLLTGLLNLVPLVGMVLAAIPALLQAVPLGTTKVLIVAGLYFVLNQVAWNVIAPMVMGRSVNLSAASILIAILIGGGLAGLPGALLAIPTAALLVLWLRRYWFPSPAYQGDGSLAVPMDPVRLPEDVEPPEVG; this is encoded by the coding sequence ATGAGCCACGCCTCCCGCACCGTGCCGCAGCTCCTCGCGTTTCTGTGGAGCCGGTCCTCTGTGCGCCTGATCGTCTACACGCTCGCCGCCGTGGTGGTCGTGCTGCTGGCACGCCGCATTTCGGGGCCGCTGGCGCTGATCGCAATCGCCTACGCGCTGTCGTACACCTTCAACCCGCTGCTGGTGCGTCTGGAAAAGCACCGCGTCACCCGCCCCTTCGGTGTGGTGCTGATTCTGGCGGCGCTGCTCGGCGTCTTCGGGGTGCTGTTCTGGACGGTGGCGTCGCAGGTGGTGAGTTTTCTTCAGGGTTTGCCGGGCCTGCTGGGCAGCCTGCCGCAACTGCTCGAAAACCTGATCGGCAAGGGGCCGGGCCAGGACGACGCCAGCATTTCGCAGACCCAGGCGCAACTGACCGAGTACGTCCGCAAGCAGGTGGACGACCTGAGCAGCAACTTCGGGCCGCTGCTGGCGCAGGTGCTGGCGCCCGATTCGGCCCTTTATGGTCAGCTCAGCGGGGTCATGAACTGGCTGGGGCAGGCCGGGCTGGTGCTGACGCTGACGGTGTTTTTCATGCTCGACCACGGCAAGTTCGGGCGCACGCTGCTGCGCCTTTTCCCGAAAAGCTGGCAGCCGCAGCTTCTGGCCGCATCGGAAGACGTGAGCCGGTCGTTCGGCAACTATGTCCGGGCGCAACTGATCTTGCTGCTCGTGATCGGCGCGATTTCCGGGGTCGGTCTGTTGCTGCTCGGCGTGCCCAACGCGCTGGCGCTGGGGCTGCTGACTGGACTGCTCAATCTCGTGCCGCTGGTGGGCATGGTGCTGGCGGCCATTCCGGCGCTGCTTCAGGCGGTGCCGCTGGGCACCACCAAGGTCCTGATCGTGGCGGGGCTGTACTTCGTGCTCAACCAGGTCGCCTGGAACGTGATCGCCCCGATGGTGATGGGCCGCAGCGTCAACCTCAGCGCGGCCAGCATCCTGATCGCCATCCTGATCGGGGGCGGGCTGGCGGGGCTGCCGGGGGCACTGCTCGCCATTCCGACGGCGGCGCTGCTGGTGCTGTGGCTGCGGCGTTACTGGTTTCCCAGCCCGGCCTACCAGGGCGACGGGTCGCTGGCCGTGCCGATGGACCCGGTGCGCCTCCCCGAGGATGTGGAACCGCCCGAAGTCGGCTGA
- a CDS encoding pseudouridine synthase → MSAERLHKRLARAGIASRRAAEDLIRAGRVSVNGQTAGLGQSVTDADDVRVDGRLVELTRPEAVTYALYKPPGYVTTAQDEYGRRNVLDAMPDVPGLHPVGRLDKDSEGLLLLTNDGDLTLTLTHPRYGHEKAYRAWTEGRDAPTQAELDVLVRGIAMDDGPAQALSAAPTEDGAYVVLGEGRNRQVRRMLAAIGHPVGRLVRYRVGGLWLGDLNPGEYRQLGPQDLDQLLHPQKMPRAVWQAEWERTQDRWGTQYG, encoded by the coding sequence GTGTCCGCTGAGAGGCTGCACAAGCGCCTCGCCCGCGCGGGCATCGCCTCGCGCCGCGCCGCCGAGGACCTGATTCGTGCCGGACGGGTCAGCGTCAACGGGCAGACGGCGGGCCTGGGCCAGAGCGTGACCGACGCCGACGACGTGCGCGTGGACGGGCGGCTGGTGGAACTCACGCGCCCCGAGGCCGTCACCTACGCGCTGTACAAGCCCCCGGGTTACGTCACCACCGCCCAGGACGAATACGGGCGGCGCAACGTGCTGGACGCCATGCCCGACGTGCCGGGCCTGCATCCGGTGGGGCGGCTGGACAAGGATTCCGAAGGGCTGCTGCTGCTCACCAACGACGGCGACCTGACCCTGACCCTGACCCACCCCCGCTACGGCCACGAAAAGGCCTACCGCGCCTGGACCGAAGGCCGCGACGCGCCGACCCAGGCCGAACTCGACGTGCTGGTGCGCGGCATCGCCATGGACGACGGCCCCGCGCAGGCCCTGAGTGCCGCCCCCACCGAGGACGGCGCTTACGTGGTGCTGGGCGAGGGCCGCAACCGCCAGGTGCGCCGGATGCTCGCCGCCATCGGGCACCCGGTGGGCCGGCTGGTGCGCTACCGGGTGGGCGGGCTGTGGCTGGGCGACCTGAACCCCGGCGAGTACCGGCAGCTCGGCCCGCAGGACCTCGACCAGTTGCTGCACCCGCAAAAGATGCCCCGCGCCGTCTGGCAGGCCGAGTGGGAGCGGACTCAGGACCGCTGGGGCACCCAGTACGGCTGA
- a CDS encoding Bax inhibitor-1/YccA family protein, whose protein sequence is MQQIAMTQQRTLDQVRTFMARTYSWMAAGLALTAGVAYLTAQNEALAMQVAGLRLPLMLAQLALVFVLSMFAQRLNAGVAGLLFIGYAALTGLTFSALLFAYSPAAVFTAFAVSAGTFGLMSVAGFVIKKDLSAMGRFFMFALLGLIVAMLVNLFVGSSALSLGISVVGVLLFAGLTAYDTQMLRNLALSGISGEQAERASINGALALYLDFINMFLFLLNIGNSRD, encoded by the coding sequence ATGCAGCAGATTGCCATGACCCAACAAAGGACGCTGGATCAGGTTCGGACCTTCATGGCCCGCACCTATTCCTGGATGGCGGCGGGCCTCGCGCTCACCGCTGGCGTCGCTTACCTGACCGCCCAGAACGAAGCCCTCGCCATGCAGGTCGCCGGACTGCGCCTTCCGCTGATGCTCGCGCAGCTTGCGCTGGTGTTCGTGCTCAGCATGTTCGCCCAGCGCCTGAACGCCGGGGTCGCCGGACTGCTGTTTATCGGCTACGCCGCGCTCACCGGCCTGACCTTCAGCGCCCTGCTGTTCGCCTACTCGCCCGCCGCCGTCTTTACCGCGTTTGCCGTGAGCGCCGGCACCTTCGGCCTGATGAGTGTGGCCGGATTCGTCATCAAAAAAGACCTGAGCGCGATGGGCCGCTTTTTCATGTTCGCGTTGCTGGGCCTGATCGTCGCCATGCTGGTCAACCTGTTCGTGGGCAGCAGCGCCCTGAGCCTCGGCATCAGCGTCGTGGGCGTGCTGCTGTTCGCGGGTCTGACCGCCTACGACACCCAGATGCTGCGCAACCTCGCCCTGAGCGGCATCAGCGGCGAGCAGGCCGAGCGCGCCTCCATCAACGGGGCACTCGCGCTGTACCTCGACTTCATCAACATGTTCCTGTTCCTGCTGAACATCGGCAACTCGCGCGACTGA
- a CDS encoding PRC-barrel domain-containing protein: MIKGKELLGRPVVAVSNGAQVDNVHDVVFDHQGNRVLALLVEEGGWFSAGKAVPFERVQSIGEKAVMIATPEDVVNTRRDPVLKEALAGKTNLIGMTLLTTDGQTLGKITDVYFDERSGQVEGYEASGGLFADMTNGRTFIPAPQTIQIGKDSAIVPADVAAAMREQAPGGIRGAFHAAGQSLSGVGQGLTGAVQGAADSVRGAYEDTSRSVRDTYENVTENVQDAAREGQAQARAAVDTLRTRVQEEAEDLRDASAERQRAFVVGKVAGEDVRTESGVLIVAKGTPIDEGQARFAEQSGALPALVAAATAGGVQEGVRGLLADPQSASGDVVGRRVQEDVRSSVGSLIAVQGQIVTPAVAQRARELGLEERLYAATRTGGVAAGVGGAALPDPAELREQATELRDQLAEGLSSVSQNVSQGAGELLGRAKSWLGEKREDLEETLDRQEQEAHHARVRDALGRPVTRAVLTRTDRVILQPGELVTHAALDEARAAGVLDLLLDSVDTASLDSGARLS; the protein is encoded by the coding sequence ATGATCAAGGGCAAAGAACTGCTGGGCCGTCCCGTCGTCGCCGTGAGCAACGGAGCGCAGGTCGACAACGTGCATGACGTGGTGTTCGACCACCAGGGCAACCGGGTGCTGGCGCTGCTGGTGGAAGAAGGCGGCTGGTTCAGCGCGGGCAAGGCCGTGCCGTTCGAGCGCGTGCAGTCCATCGGGGAAAAGGCCGTGATGATCGCCACCCCCGAGGACGTGGTGAACACGCGGCGCGACCCGGTACTCAAGGAAGCGCTGGCAGGCAAGACCAACCTGATCGGCATGACCCTCCTGACCACCGACGGCCAGACGCTCGGCAAGATCACCGACGTGTACTTCGACGAGCGCAGCGGACAGGTGGAGGGCTACGAGGCGTCGGGCGGGCTGTTTGCCGACATGACCAACGGGCGTACCTTTATCCCCGCGCCCCAGACCATTCAGATCGGCAAGGACAGCGCCATCGTGCCCGCAGACGTGGCCGCCGCCATGCGTGAGCAGGCGCCGGGGGGCATTCGCGGAGCGTTTCACGCGGCGGGCCAGAGCCTGAGCGGAGTGGGGCAGGGCCTGACCGGGGCCGTTCAGGGCGCCGCCGACAGCGTGCGCGGAGCCTACGAGGACACCAGCCGCAGCGTGCGTGACACCTACGAAAACGTCACCGAGAACGTGCAGGACGCCGCCCGTGAGGGGCAGGCCCAGGCACGGGCGGCGGTGGACACCCTGCGGACCCGCGTGCAGGAGGAAGCCGAGGACCTGCGCGACGCAAGCGCCGAGCGGCAGCGCGCTTTCGTGGTCGGCAAGGTGGCCGGGGAGGACGTGCGGACGGAGAGCGGCGTGCTGATCGTGGCGAAAGGTACCCCCATAGACGAGGGGCAGGCCCGCTTCGCCGAGCAGAGTGGCGCCCTGCCCGCTCTGGTCGCTGCGGCCACCGCAGGTGGCGTGCAGGAAGGCGTGCGTGGCCTGCTGGCCGACCCGCAGAGTGCCTCGGGGGACGTGGTGGGCCGCCGCGTACAGGAAGACGTGCGCTCGTCGGTGGGCAGCCTGATTGCCGTGCAGGGCCAGATCGTGACCCCGGCGGTGGCGCAGCGCGCCCGTGAACTCGGCCTGGAGGAGCGCCTGTATGCGGCGACCCGGACAGGCGGCGTGGCGGCGGGCGTGGGCGGCGCGGCGCTGCCCGACCCGGCGGAGCTGCGTGAGCAGGCCACCGAACTGCGCGACCAGCTGGCCGAGGGGCTGAGCAGCGTGTCGCAGAACGTGTCGCAGGGCGCGGGCGAACTGCTGGGCCGCGCCAAATCCTGGCTCGGAGAAAAGCGCGAGGACCTGGAGGAAACGCTTGACCGGCAGGAGCAGGAAGCGCACCACGCACGCGTCCGGGACGCGCTCGGGCGCCCAGTGACCCGCGCCGTGCTCACCCGCACCGACCGGGTGATTCTTCAGCCCGGTGAACTCGTCACGCACGCCGCGCTGGACGAGGCCCGCGCCGCCGGGGTGCTCGACCTGCTGCTGGACAGTGTAGACACGGCCAGTTTGGACTCAGGCGCCCGACTGAGCTGA
- a CDS encoding DUF3197 domain-containing protein, which yields MNIADPLGVPAAPLETWQAMQTRLDDADLTGARLILITDRQGERSQAGYAALVLLGQGPQETAVISAPAFGPRYGAAGRAALAELVNWADGAGLPTAETILSGGDVQRVLAEPDADEVANLIAASNPADPAIYTTPAPPAEPEWTY from the coding sequence ATGAACATCGCTGATCCGCTGGGGGTGCCCGCCGCGCCGCTGGAGACGTGGCAGGCCATGCAGACGCGGCTGGACGACGCCGACCTGACCGGCGCCCGCTTGATCCTGATCACCGACCGTCAGGGCGAGCGTTCTCAGGCGGGGTACGCGGCGCTCGTGCTGCTGGGGCAGGGACCGCAGGAAACAGCGGTGATTTCGGCTCCGGCGTTCGGCCCACGCTACGGCGCAGCAGGCCGCGCGGCGCTGGCCGAACTGGTGAACTGGGCCGACGGTGCGGGTCTCCCCACCGCCGAGACGATTCTGAGCGGCGGCGACGTTCAGCGCGTGCTGGCCGAACCCGACGCGGACGAGGTGGCGAATCTCATCGCGGCGAGCAACCCGGCAGACCCCGCGATCTACACGACGCCCGCGCCGCCTGCCGAGCCGGAGTGGACCTATTGA
- the rnhA gene encoding ribonuclease HI: MTRSGKSFSRKAPEVSRDRLPIRAGIQPEAPVSGQVVELYSDGACDTTKGHGGWATILRSGEHELVISGNEENTTNNRMELRGLLEGLRMLKRPCQVKVITDSQYLRKAFTDGWILNWQRNGWKTASKEPVKNQDLWEELIELARVHALTFLWVKGHAGHGENERVDELAVLERKKLRK; encoded by the coding sequence ATGACGCGCTCCGGCAAATCCTTTTCCCGCAAAGCCCCGGAGGTGTCGCGTGACCGTCTGCCGATTCGCGCCGGGATTCAGCCCGAGGCGCCGGTCAGCGGGCAGGTGGTCGAGCTGTACAGCGACGGCGCCTGCGACACCACCAAGGGACACGGCGGCTGGGCCACCATCCTGCGCTCGGGCGAGCACGAACTGGTCATCAGCGGCAACGAGGAGAACACCACCAACAACCGCATGGAGCTGCGCGGGCTGCTCGAAGGGCTGCGGATGCTCAAGCGGCCCTGTCAGGTCAAGGTGATCACGGACAGCCAGTACCTGCGCAAGGCCTTTACCGACGGCTGGATTCTGAACTGGCAGCGCAACGGCTGGAAAACGGCGAGCAAGGAGCCGGTCAAAAACCAGGACCTCTGGGAAGAACTCATCGAACTCGCCAGGGTCCACGCCCTGACGTTCCTGTGGGTCAAAGGCCACGCCGGGCACGGCGAAAACGAGCGGGTCGACGAGCTGGCGGTGCTGGAGCGCAAAAAGTTGCGCAAGTAA
- a CDS encoding vWA domain-containing protein, producing the protein MRCQNLTMSLTGRLLLLGGLGLGGLGAAQTAPVPATSAPAQTAPQTSGAQPAASGPLGTALPLPTPATTPPRTLGGGAAAGGVTGCVLPSGTVPSQTRAVFVLDTSGSMRGIGDGKADIFDRVKNSVERYVDTARPDQVKLITFDSGVRAERSYDLPAQAEQLRGDLGTLKADGNNTYLYRSMHAALTPLAASDRYVTSVFVMTDGIDNDPKPQYSAQGALSAFQARGTLDTLAYIALGSSIPEDAKNALAASDYASGMTLPPGEVPDLVALSGGVRLATVTDPNRVPAPFPDGTPLSLAAQDSRVSLARPDAVGGSAQLRVNRDIPAGSAALLCAPAVPSPNVVGPRTRRVLLKLQMMEGGQTPGTQTAAAQGQSGQAQSGQAQSGQTQPAQNQTGVSTTRTTTTQTTVQTGQGGQTGQTGSRDLAGLLWLNPGAAALAQGQETVLRYRATGGLPLDGAQLLLPAGLSGFSAVLERQPGASEFAVRVQRSADSASDAALANSLPGGFLTPRLLLATGQVVNLTPLQVAGLPGNGGAATTVLPVGPASAQPQPGTPGAAATGQATGQGQANQSASAPSQTTPTQGGQTPAAQPSTAQPSTAQNPAAQNPAAQTPAAQPSAVPGSQGQAPAASRPSFPWWILLLLALMGLIALMVRRGLQGATGTKTMAAAAVKGNRPPPTAARHTRAAAPVPVPVPVAPAAPAVPSRVEGLHYRDDRTLALVGLEGDMRGIPTPLAGSFDLGQVSRAADLRGLRAEQVPGGLELSHIPDDLILAQGTQLLASGDLVVPGTLLSVVSTVTGPRPSLGLLTGLGRPLMLRANGAQLEITGPYGDHLLSLTPGILDLGEMLEAPALRGMKLSTRGYHIMLTDLPQGVTLTNAADHTPIRAGMYLPERTGLLLRGL; encoded by the coding sequence ATGCGCTGCCAGAACCTGACCATGTCCCTGACGGGCCGCCTGCTGCTGCTGGGTGGCCTCGGCCTCGGCGGCCTGGGGGCCGCGCAAACCGCTCCGGTGCCTGCGACCTCGGCGCCTGCCCAGACGGCTCCCCAGACCTCCGGGGCGCAACCTGCCGCGTCCGGGCCACTCGGGACGGCGCTTCCCCTCCCCACCCCGGCCACGACTCCCCCCCGCACCCTGGGCGGGGGCGCCGCAGCGGGCGGAGTGACCGGCTGCGTCCTGCCCTCGGGCACGGTGCCCAGTCAGACGCGGGCGGTGTTCGTGCTGGACACCAGCGGCAGCATGCGCGGTATCGGAGATGGCAAGGCCGACATCTTCGACCGCGTCAAGAACAGCGTGGAGCGGTACGTGGACACGGCCCGGCCCGATCAGGTCAAGCTGATCACCTTCGACAGCGGCGTGCGCGCCGAACGCAGCTACGACCTGCCCGCACAGGCCGAGCAGCTGCGCGGCGACCTCGGCACCCTGAAGGCCGACGGCAACAACACCTATCTGTACCGCTCCATGCACGCCGCGCTCACCCCGCTGGCGGCGAGCGACCGTTACGTGACCAGCGTGTTCGTGATGACCGACGGCATCGACAACGACCCGAAGCCGCAGTACTCGGCCCAGGGCGCCCTGTCGGCGTTTCAGGCGCGGGGAACGCTCGATACCCTCGCCTACATCGCGCTGGGCAGCTCGATTCCCGAGGACGCCAAGAACGCTCTGGCGGCCAGCGACTACGCTTCGGGCATGACGCTGCCCCCCGGCGAGGTGCCCGACCTGGTGGCCCTGAGCGGTGGGGTGCGGCTGGCGACCGTGACCGACCCGAACCGGGTGCCCGCCCCGTTTCCCGACGGCACGCCGCTTTCGCTGGCAGCGCAGGACAGCCGCGTGTCCCTGGCCCGGCCTGACGCCGTGGGGGGCAGCGCCCAGCTGCGGGTGAACCGCGACATCCCTGCGGGCAGCGCCGCGCTGCTGTGCGCTCCTGCCGTGCCCAGCCCCAACGTGGTCGGCCCGCGCACCCGCCGCGTGCTGCTCAAGCTTCAGATGATGGAAGGCGGCCAGACTCCGGGCACGCAGACGGCAGCCGCCCAGGGCCAGTCCGGTCAAGCCCAGTCCGGTCAAGCCCAGTCCGGTCAGACCCAGCCCGCACAGAACCAGACCGGGGTCTCGACCACCCGCACCACGACCACCCAGACGACGGTGCAGACGGGACAAGGCGGACAGACGGGGCAGACCGGCAGCCGTGACCTGGCCGGGCTGCTGTGGCTCAACCCGGGCGCGGCGGCCCTGGCCCAGGGGCAGGAGACCGTGCTGCGCTACCGGGCCACCGGAGGCCTCCCGCTCGACGGCGCGCAACTGCTGTTGCCTGCCGGACTGTCCGGATTCAGCGCCGTGCTGGAGCGGCAGCCGGGGGCCAGCGAGTTCGCCGTGCGGGTGCAGCGCAGCGCCGACTCGGCCAGCGACGCGGCCCTGGCAAACAGTCTGCCCGGCGGCTTCCTGACCCCCCGCCTGCTGCTCGCCACCGGGCAGGTGGTCAACCTCACGCCGCTTCAGGTGGCTGGACTTCCCGGCAACGGCGGCGCCGCCACCACCGTGCTGCCGGTCGGACCGGCCAGCGCACAGCCGCAACCCGGAACGCCGGGTGCGGCGGCGACTGGCCAGGCGACCGGCCAGGGCCAGGCGAACCAGAGTGCGTCGGCCCCATCGCAGACCACGCCGACCCAGGGAGGCCAGACGCCAGCGGCCCAACCCTCGACAGCCCAGCCCTCGACAGCCCAGAACCCAGCAGCTCAGAACCCGGCAGCTCAAACTCCAGCAGCCCAGCCCTCAGCGGTTCCGGGTTCGCAGGGACAGGCCCCGGCCGCTTCGCGCCCCTCCTTTCCCTGGTGGATTCTGCTGCTGCTCGCGCTGATGGGGCTGATTGCGCTGATGGTCCGGCGCGGACTCCAGGGCGCCACCGGCACCAAGACGATGGCGGCGGCGGCGGTCAAGGGCAACCGCCCCCCACCCACGGCGGCGCGCCACACCCGCGCGGCGGCTCCGGTGCCGGTGCCTGTCCCGGTGGCCCCAGCCGCGCCTGCGGTGCCCAGCCGGGTCGAGGGGCTGCACTACCGCGACGACCGCACGCTGGCCCTGGTGGGACTCGAGGGCGACATGCGGGGCATTCCCACGCCGCTGGCCGGGAGCTTCGATCTGGGGCAGGTGTCCAGAGCCGCCGACCTGCGCGGGCTGCGGGCTGAGCAGGTGCCGGGCGGCCTGGAACTCTCGCACATTCCCGACGACCTGATTCTGGCCCAGGGCACCCAGCTGCTTGCCAGTGGCGACCTGGTCGTGCCGGGCACCCTGCTGAGCGTGGTGTCCACCGTGACCGGCCCGCGACCCTCACTGGGGCTGCTGACCGGCCTGGGCCGCCCGCTGATGCTGCGGGCCAACGGAGCGCAGCTCGAAATCACCGGGCCTTACGGCGATCACCTGCTGTCGCTGACCCCCGGCATTCTCGACCTCGGAGAGATGCTCGAAGCCCCGGCGCTGCGCGGCATGAAGCTCAGCACCCGTGGCTACCACATCATGCTGACCGACCTGCCGCAGGGCGTCACGCTGACCAACGCCGCCGACCACACCCCCATCCGCGCCGGAATGTACCTGCCCGAGCGGACGGGCCTGCTTCTGCGCGGCCTCTGA
- a CDS encoding HAMP domain-containing sensor histidine kinase: MTPPAAPHAALPAPCERSAFPRQTFETLRTQFTLVISLLAFLPNLVLTLASAGNLSWSGAAWILLVGLLSAVIGYVLSGALLRPLHRLELEVGEGDFAQFHTDDPREIRSLRRAFGSLMTRLGTEQTRRNAFMATLVHDLKTPLIAAGHLTRALTELPLPDHEKRAVGEQLQTETERLLALVQQMADAHRFERDDVQLHLAPADLREVAEQVARRLRPQAEALGLTLHVDGAGQAEVDRAALERALGNLTENALRYARHEVRLTVAPRHVCVQDDGPGLNVPLNELAQPFNAQPVVIAGQQYTAGTAGLGLFIVRRIAEAHGGTLRYGREPPQGGPPAAPDASPLTTFTLVLPEVLP, encoded by the coding sequence ATGACTCCGCCCGCAGCTCCCCACGCTGCCCTGCCCGCACCCTGCGAACGGTCCGCGTTTCCCCGACAGACCTTCGAAACGCTGCGCACGCAGTTCACCCTGGTGATCTCGCTGCTGGCGTTTTTGCCCAACCTGGTGCTGACCCTGGCTTCTGCGGGCAACCTGAGCTGGTCGGGCGCGGCCTGGATCCTGCTGGTGGGTCTGCTCTCGGCAGTCATCGGCTACGTGCTCAGCGGCGCACTGCTGCGTCCCCTGCACCGGCTGGAACTGGAAGTGGGCGAGGGCGACTTCGCGCAGTTTCACACCGACGACCCGCGCGAAATCCGCTCGCTGCGCCGGGCCTTCGGCAGCCTGATGACGCGGCTGGGCACCGAGCAGACCCGCCGCAACGCCTTTATGGCGACGCTGGTGCATGATCTCAAGACGCCCCTGATCGCAGCTGGGCACCTGACCCGCGCCCTGACCGAACTGCCGCTTCCCGACCATGAAAAACGCGCCGTGGGCGAGCAGCTCCAGACCGAAACCGAGCGGCTGCTCGCGCTGGTGCAGCAGATGGCCGACGCCCACCGTTTCGAGCGCGACGACGTGCAACTTCACCTTGCCCCGGCCGACCTGCGCGAGGTGGCCGAGCAGGTGGCGCGGCGCCTGCGCCCCCAGGCCGAGGCCCTGGGCCTGACCCTCCACGTGGACGGCGCCGGGCAGGCCGAGGTGGACCGCGCCGCCCTGGAACGCGCCCTGGGCAACCTCACCGAAAATGCCCTGCGCTATGCCCGGCACGAGGTCCGGCTCACGGTGGCACCCCGGCACGTCTGCGTGCAGGACGACGGCCCCGGCCTGAACGTCCCCCTGAACGAACTCGCCCAACCCTTCAACGCCCAGCCGGTCGTCATCGCCGGGCAACAGTACACCGCCGGAACGGCGGGCCTCGGGCTGTTCATCGTTCGGCGCATCGCCGAGGCGCACGGCGGCACGCTGCGCTATGGCCGTGAACCTCCGCAGGGAGGCCCGCCTGCCGCGCCCGACGCTTCCCCCTTGACCACCTTCACCCTCGTTCTGCCGGAGGTTTTGCCATGA